A genomic stretch from Sulfurimonas sediminis includes:
- a CDS encoding GNAT family N-acetyltransferase, with protein MQIREMTLKELYPVYDLVKQLYTELSYDEFEDLVYDMRHMEYKMFGILERGELVCYGGAAVQTSLCHKRHLYVFDLVTDEKHREKGYAKMMLEYLQDYAKTAACEKLVLSFKWQGKNVIQV; from the coding sequence ATGCAAATAAGAGAAATGACACTCAAAGAACTTTACCCCGTGTATGACCTGGTAAAACAGCTTTACACAGAGCTGAGCTACGATGAATTTGAAGACCTTGTCTACGATATGCGACACATGGAATATAAGATGTTCGGTATCCTTGAACGCGGTGAACTGGTATGCTACGGAGGTGCAGCGGTGCAGACAAGCCTCTGCCATAAAAGACATCTTTATGTTTTTGATTTGGTCACGGATGAAAAACATCGTGAAAAAGGCTATGCCAAAATGATGCTGGAGTATCTGCAGGATTATGCCAAAACTGCCGCCTGCGAAAAACTTGTACTCTCCTTCAAATGGCAAGGAAAAAATGTTATCCAAGTGTAA